A DNA window from Callospermophilus lateralis isolate mCalLat2 chromosome X, mCalLat2.hap1, whole genome shotgun sequence contains the following coding sequences:
- the Eola1 gene encoding protein EOLA1, giving the protein MKFSCLSFRQPYAGFVLNGVKTLETRWHPLLKSHQNCTIAIHIAQRDWEDSSWRELLVERLQMSPGQIQALLWEGEKFGRGVIAGLVDIGETLQYPENLAPDEVVELENQAVLTNLRQKYLTVVSNPRWLLEPVPQKGGKDVFEVDIPEHLIPVAYKV; this is encoded by the exons ATGAAGTTTTCCTGCCTGTCCTTCCGGCAGCCTTATGCCGGTTTTGTCTTGAATGGAGTCAAGACCCTGGAAACGCGGTGGCATCCCCTGCTGAAGAGCCACCAGAACTGCACCATTGCCATCCACATTGCTCAGAGGGACTGGGAAGACAGCTCCTGGAGGGAGCTGCTGGTGGAGAGGCTGCAGATGAGCCCTGGGCAGATCCAGGCCTTACTCTGGGAAGGGGAGAAGTTTGGCCGAGGAGTGATAGCTG GGCTCGTGGACATCGGAGAAACGTTGCAGTACCCGGAAAACTTAGCTCCCGACGAGGTTGTGGAACTGGAAAATCAAGCTGTTCTTACCAACCTGCGGCAGAAGTATTTGACAGTGGTTTCAAACCCCAGGTGGTTACTGGAGCCTGTACCCCAGAAAGGGGGGAAGGATGTGTTTGAGGTGGACATCCCGGAACATCTGATCCCCGTGGCATACAAGGTGTGA
- the LOC143638711 gene encoding heat shock transcription factor, X-linked member 3-like — protein MASECVKEHSEIQVASLVSEEPASKPLSHPSPDPKVDSGQGLDGYGDQALSQDPGSQESQPPEEPSHRPVTSEEGTENLLGLSFPRKLWAIVEDDTFRSVCWGGEGDIMVIEADLFQREVLGRRGAERIFETDSLKNFIRQLNLYGFSKIRPKDASAYSRGKKRMMIYRNSNFQKDKPGLLENIRKKGEARSSAQRGTCIPTPLKNPAAGRESRASSAKKKKLVPTRRSPRFHHEVKAEHELPQREALDDQGPRGTQPFMPSGVWAMSSVSQQPLENQLPQEPSGPDGEGTSEDSTPSSQATAGMEGEGEVPGSPQGYPDYCSVMSLYNTCYSILLAALSAMSPREPPEDGEGEGEGQGEGEEDDNEEEVQEGSSDYKCALCEQFKDNTGP, from the exons ATGGCCAGTGAGTGTGTCAAAGAGCACTCTGAAATCCAGGTGGCCTCGTTGGTCAGCGAAGAGCCAGCGAGCAAGCCCCTATCTCATCCTTCACCTGATCCCAAGGTGGATTCAGGACAGGGTTTGGACGGGTATGGTGACCAAGCCCTGAGCCAAGATCCCGGCTCCCAAGAGAGCCAGCCACCGGAAGAACCGAGCCA CCGGCCGGTGACCAGCGAGGAAGGCACTGAGAACCTTCTCGGGCTCTCCTTCCCCAGAAAGCTTTGggcaatagtggaggatgacaccTTCAGGTCTGTGTGCTGGGGTGGCGAAGGAGACATCATGGTCATCGAGGCTGACCTTTTCCAGAGAGAGGTCCTTGGCCGGAGGGGCGCAGAGAGGATTTTTGAAACTGACAGCCTGAAGAATTTCATTCGCCAGCTGAACCTCTATGGATTCAGCAAGATCCGCCCGAAAGATGCATCAGCTTACTCTCGGGGGAAGAAGAGAATGATG ATCTACCGCAACTCCAATTTCCAGAAAGACAAGCCAGGGCTCCTGGAAAACATCCGTAAAAAAGGAGAAGCAAGAAGCTCTGCTCAGCGTGGGACCTGCATACCAACGCCACTGAAGAACCCGGCTGCTGGGCGAGAGAGCCGCGCATCATCTGCCAAGAAAAAGAAGCTGGTCCCTACCAGACGCTCCCCACGCTTCCACCATGAGGTCAAGGCAGAGCACGAGCTGCCCCAGAGGGAAGCCCTGGACGACCAGGGGCCCAGAGGCACACAGCCCTTCATGCCCTCTGGGGTGTGGGCGATGAGCAGTGTCTCTCAACAACCCCTGGAAAACCAGCTCCCGCAGGAGCCAAGCGGCCCTGATGGGGAGGGCACTTCTGAAGATAGCACACCTTCCTCCCAAGCTACTGCCGGAATGGAAGGCGAGGGGGAAGTGCCCGGAAGCCCCCAGGGTTACCCTGACTATTGTTCAGTCATGTCTTTGTACAACACTTGTTATTCCATCCTGCTGGCCGCCCTCTCAGCCATGTCCCCAAGGGAGCCCCCGGAGGATGGTGAAGGTGAAGGTGAAGGCCAAGGCGAGGGCGAGGAGGATGACAATGAGGAGGAGGTGCAGGAGGGCTCCTCAGATTACAAATGTGCACTCTGTGAGCAGTTCAAGGACAACACAGGTCCTTGA